A genomic segment from Halanaerobiales bacterium encodes:
- a CDS encoding LptA/OstA family protein encodes MNKKNTLIYIFVIAILVISVFSPLKSDLIKAQNLQELSGDKLTMEPLADNENEYLILANGNALLKYKDMTITGANAEFNTLKGTILFNNNVIFKSEDYEIKGDKLSGNTDNDQFTVSGNSSFSSENIEATADEIIYNQSEEMAYLNGNVEGKQNGREFSAQKISLDLASEKIELTGNAKLVFPDKGE; translated from the coding sequence GTGAATAAGAAAAATACTCTTATATATATATTTGTAATAGCTATATTAGTAATTAGTGTTTTTAGCCCTTTAAAATCTGATTTAATTAAAGCTCAAAATCTACAGGAATTAAGTGGTGATAAATTAACAATGGAGCCACTTGCTGATAATGAAAATGAATATTTGATTTTGGCTAATGGAAATGCTTTACTTAAATATAAAGATATGACTATAACTGGAGCAAATGCAGAATTTAATACTTTAAAAGGTACAATTTTATTTAATAATAATGTTATTTTTAAATCTGAGGATTATGAAATAAAAGGTGATAAACTAAGTGGTAATACAGATAATGATCAATTTACTGTGAGTGGTAATAGTTCTTTTAGTTCAGAGAATATAGAAGCTACTGCTGATGAGATTATCTATAATCAAAGTGAAGAAATGGCCTATTTGAATGGTAATGTTGAAGGAAAACAAAATGGAAGAGAATTTTCTGCTCAGAAAATTTCTCTAGATTTGGCAAGTGAAAAAATAGAGCTTACAGGTAATGCAAAACTTGTTTTTCCTGATAAAGGAGAGTAA
- the lptC gene encoding LPS export ABC transporter periplasmic protein LptC — MNLNKKSIIILSVIFIAITALFLFNFFTIENEEKVEKKVENSGQKPQAEEEFADIKLNLYNKDKTVKLELSAKNLVRYEDENLLKMNPVEIKAYDIKESDESKEENLLYTLRGEKGNYQSDKGIMTISGAVTIERNNKRFSFAEITINEESNEVLAKGDVVLESKEMIVKSDRFRSNLALDFLEFFGDKKVARLNWKEIDNSE, encoded by the coding sequence AATTATATTATCAGTTATTTTTATAGCTATTACAGCTCTTTTTTTATTTAATTTTTTTACTATTGAAAATGAAGAAAAAGTTGAAAAAAAAGTCGAAAATTCCGGGCAAAAACCTCAAGCTGAAGAGGAGTTTGCAGATATTAAGTTAAACCTGTATAATAAAGATAAGACTGTAAAATTGGAGTTAAGTGCAAAAAATTTAGTAAGATATGAAGATGAAAATTTACTTAAAATGAATCCAGTTGAGATTAAAGCATATGACATCAAAGAAAGTGATGAAAGTAAAGAAGAAAATCTTCTTTACACTTTGAGAGGTGAAAAAGGTAATTATCAAAGTGATAAGGGAATAATGACAATTTCCGGTGCTGTAACAATAGAAAGAAATAATAAAAGATTTTCTTTTGCAGAAATTACAATTAATGAAGAAAGTAATGAAGTATTAGCAAAAGGTGATGTTGTTTTAGAAAGTAAAGAAATGATTGTAAAAAGTGATAGGTTTAGATCAAATCTTGCTTTAGATTTTCTTGAGTTTTTTGGTGATAAAAAAGTGGCAAGACTTAACTGGAAGGAGATTGATAATAGTGAATAA